The stretch of DNA AGGTCGTAGCGCCGCGGATCCATGAACATCCCGCGGAAGAGGGCCCGGGCGGAGTCCACCGTGGGCGGATCACCGGGACGGAGCCGCCGGTAGATCTCCACCAGGGCCTCGTCGGGATCCTTGGAGTGATCGCGGGCGAGCGTCTCGTAGATGGAGGCGTCCACCTTGCCCGGGGTCACCACCAGGAGCTTGAACGGCGCGATCTTCCGGGCGGCGATCTGGCTCAGCAGGGTCGAGGTCAGCTCGGCGTTGGCCTCCACCAGCACCTCGCCGGTCTCCGAGTCCACCACGCGGCTCGCCGTGCGGCGGCCCACCAGCGACTCCGCCCGCACCGGGATCCTGTCCACGCCCGACTCCTTGAGCAGCTCGATCGTCTTCGCGTTGAGCGTCTTGCCCGCCTGGACAAGGGCTTCCTTGGCCCGCGGGGGCTTGATGTCCTCCGCCGCCTTGATGCCCGCGTGGGCCTCCGCGCTCAACCGCACCCACGCCATGCGGTCCTCGAAGGAGAGCACCTCCTCGAGGTCGTAGAACATGGCCAGGATCTCCTCGTCGCTCAGGATGTCCTGGGGCTTGCGGCAGCCGCGCTCGAGGAACCAGAACGCGCGCAGGTACGCGGTGGCCGACATCTTCCGCCGGCGGTCCACCCGCACGTGGAGGAGGTCGTTGGCGTCGAACTCGAACTCCACCCAGGACCCGCGGTAGGGGATGACGCGGGCGGAGTGCAGGAGCTTGCCGGACGCGACGGTCTTGCCCTTGTCGTCGTCGAAGAACACGCCGGCGGAGCGCTGGAGCTGCGACACCACCACACGCTCGGTGCCGTTGATGATGAACGTGCCCTTCTCGGTCATCAGCGGCAGCTCGCCCAGGTATACCTCCTGGCCGCGCTGCTCCCGCATGGTGCGCGTCTTCGCCTCCTTGTCGTGGTCATAGACCACGAGGCGGAGCGTCACCTTGAGCGGGATGGCGAAGGTCATGCCACGGTCGTGGCACTCCTCCACCGTGTACTTGGGATCCCCGAAGTGGTAGCTATCGAACTCCAGCTCGGCGTTCCCGTTGTAGTCGGCGATCGGGAAGACGGACTTGAACACCGCCTGCAGCCCGACTTCCTCGCGGCGCTCGGGCGCCACGTCCTTCTGAAGGAACTGCTCGTACGACTGCCGCTGGATCTCGATGAGGTTCGGGATCTTGACGGTCGACGGAATCTTCCCGAAGTCCTTGCGGGACCGGCGCCCGCACTGGATCGTGCCTGCCATACTCCCTCCGCGCTATGAAGTGCGTAGCTCGAACGTCAATGAGCTCGTGCTTCCGTGCGGAGGTTTCACTTGACCTCGACGGTGGCCCCGACCTCCTCGAGCTTCTTCTTCATGTCGGCCGCCTCCGCCTTGGCAACCTTCTCCTTTACCGGCTTGGGAGCGCCGTCCACGAGGTCCTTGGCCTCCTTGAGCCCGAGCCCGGTCAGCTCGCGCACCACCTTGATGACCTGGATCTTCTTGTCGCCCGCCGCGTTCAGGACCACGTCGAACTCCGTCTTCTCCTCGGCTGCGGCCGCGCCAGGCGCCGCCGCGCCACCCGCCGCCGGGGCGGCCACCGCTACCGCCGCCGCCGACAC from Candidatus Methylomirabilota bacterium encodes:
- the rplL gene encoding 50S ribosomal protein L7/L12 codes for the protein MATNIEEIAEKLDGLTLLEAAQLSKLLQEKWGVSAAAVAVAAPAAGGAAAPGAAAAEEKTEFDVVLNAAGDKKIQVIKVVRELTGLGLKEAKDLVDGAPKPVKEKVAKAEAADMKKKLEEVGATVEVK